The DNA region TTTTAAGCCCCATCTTGCCGTAAGTTTCCGGTCAGAAGATGGGAAGGTTTGCACTTTTTCAGTTGATTCCACACGTGTCCCGAAAAAACAACCTCAACCGGATGCTTATCTTATAACTCATGCTCATTCTGATCATCACGGGAAATCTGCCATGCTCTCTGAGCTTTCGGTCTGTGCCGATAAGACCGCCGTAGCGCTTGAGATCCGGCATGATCGTAAGTTCAAAGGCAGGACAGTTGACATGTGCGGATCCATAGAGGTCAATGGTACAACTGTCCGGACATATCCCACAGGCCATACTGCAGGAGCGGTTGCATTTTACTGGGAAAATGATGTCGGAACGCGGATACTTGTCACAGGAGATGTGAAAGATCCTTCCGCATTGCCCAAATGCGACCTGTTGATAACCGAAGCAAATTATGGTGACCATGATGATCCATCATGTCATTTTGAGGATGATCTGGAGGGCTTCAGGAGTGCTCTGGATTCCAGTCCACAGGTTGCCTTTGGAGCATATGCTTTTGGCAAGGCACAGCGTGCGGTGGAGCTTTTGCGTGAGATAGGGCATGATGGTCCTATTGCCATGGAAGAAAAATCACTAATTCTTTCAAACAGGCTTCTGGATGAACCCGGAGAGCTTGTGGGATTGGGCGAGTTTGATGAGGATGTTGTTTGCATCGTCCCTCCGTGGGATCTGGGGAAGCTACCTCGTAGCATGGCTAAATATGTGATGACGGGCAGGCAGGACTATTATTACCCCTCCCTCCAGATAAGTGACCATCTTGACGCGAACGGTCTTGTGGATATGGTCGAGAAGGTCGATCCCGAAATGACATTGGTGTACCATCCGGGCGGGGATCGCCCCGGAAAGTTTGCTTCTTACCTGAACAGTATTGGAAGGGGAGCTGTTTGCCTTGAGGATGTTGATAATATCCTTGGCAACGAAAACCTCTAATTTTGTGAAATTTATAAGTTGTTATGATTTTTGTGGTTCAGGAATAAACGTTTATATATGTTCTGATGTTTATAACACCCTATCATATTTATCCCAGGAGAAGAAGCCAATTGAAAAAAGAAAGCAAAAAGAAGTCAGGTGGCACAAAGGATAATGCAGATCAGTCTGACGCTCCTGTCGTCTCAAAGCCTAAGATAATCAAGGAAAAGACACCTGAGGAACGTAAGGCAGCCCATGTAGAGGGTATAGTCAAGACAGCCATCGCTGCATTCATTGGTATGATCGCAGGATTTGGTGCCTTCTACAGGTTCGGTGCAGGCACTGAAACTCCCTGGTATGCGGCATTGGTCATCATTGCTGTACTGGCATATTATGCGCAGCGTGTTATCTATCCTGCTATCAAGATAGACACGAAGGAGTTCGGTCCCAAGGGCTGGTTCTACGTAGAATTCATCGTAATTGACTTCTGTCTTGTGACATGGACGCTGTTGTTGAACTGACACAGCCCATGATCCTGCTTTTTTTGTATTTACACAGTCATTTCAGCTCAGTTCAATTAGTTTGATTAATTTAATTAATTTATACACTTCATTAAATAAATTCAGTGATGTCCCATGCGAATTGCAATATTGAACAAGGATAGATGCCAGCCAAGGCGATGCAGCCACGAATGTGAAAAATACTGTCCGAGGGTCAGGACCGGCGATGAGACCATTGTCTTTGGAGACGACGGCAAGGCCATCATCTCCGAGGAACTCTGTGTAGGTTGCGGTATCTGTATCAACAAATGTCCTTTTGATGCTATTATGATAATCGGTCTGCCTGAAGCATTGACCGAACCGACCCACAGGTATGGTCCCAATGGATTTGCCCTGTATGGACTCCCCACGCCTCAGGTAGGTAGGGTTACCGGTATCCTCGGACCTAACGGTATCGGTAAAAGTACCTCCGTCCAGATACTTTCAGGAGCTGTTGTTCCTAATTTTGGTGGCGATAACAACGACTGGGATAAGGTTCTGGAGCACTATTCCGGGACTGCCATGCATGATTATTTCAAGGATGTCATCGATGGCAAGATCAAGGTATCCCAGAAACCACAGTATGTGGATATGATCCCGAAGGCTTTCAATGGGAAGACCCGTGATCTTCTGGAAGGTACTGATGAGCGTGGTGTACTGGATGAGCTTGTTGAAAGGCTTGATCTCGCTCCTATAATCAACCGCAATATCGGAGACCTCAGTGGTGGTGAACTGCAGAGGGTTGCCATTGCAGCCTGTGCCGCAAGGGATGCTGACTTCTACTTCTTTGATGAGATCAGTCCATATCTGGATATCTATCAGCGTATAAATTCTTCAAAGCTTATACAGGAACTCTCAGCCGAAAAGGCAGTTCTTGTTGTGGAGCACGATCTTGCTATACTGGATATGCTTTCGGATGTTGTTCAGGTAGCCTATGGTGTGCCTGGCGGGTACGGTGTAGTGACCCATCCGAAAGGCGTGCGTGTAGCTATCAATCAGTACCTTAAGGGTTTCCTTCCTGAAGAGAACGTCCGTATCCGTCCGGATGCTATTACTTTCGAGGTTCACCCTCCACGTGTGGAAACAGATATTGCCTCACTTGTGGATTACAGTGCATTCTCCAAGAAATACGGTGATACTTTCTCACTGGAGACAGATGCCGGCTCCCTTAAACAGGGAGAAGTTATCGGTATCGTAGGTCCGAATGGTATTGGTAAATCCACCTTTGTCCAGATTCTTGCAGGGGAGATCGAGCCTGATGAGGGCGAGATGGACATTGATGTTTCCATCTCCTA from Methanococcoides methylutens includes:
- a CDS encoding EMC6-like membrane protein gives rise to the protein MKKESKKKSGGTKDNADQSDAPVVSKPKIIKEKTPEERKAAHVEGIVKTAIAAFIGMIAGFGAFYRFGAGTETPWYAALVIIAVLAYYAQRVIYPAIKIDTKEFGPKGWFYVEFIVIDFCLVTWTLLLN
- a CDS encoding ribosome biogenesis/translation initiation ATPase RLI, which produces MRIAILNKDRCQPRRCSHECEKYCPRVRTGDETIVFGDDGKAIISEELCVGCGICINKCPFDAIMIIGLPEALTEPTHRYGPNGFALYGLPTPQVGRVTGILGPNGIGKSTSVQILSGAVVPNFGGDNNDWDKVLEHYSGTAMHDYFKDVIDGKIKVSQKPQYVDMIPKAFNGKTRDLLEGTDERGVLDELVERLDLAPIINRNIGDLSGGELQRVAIAACAARDADFYFFDEISPYLDIYQRINSSKLIQELSAEKAVLVVEHDLAILDMLSDVVQVAYGVPGGYGVVTHPKGVRVAINQYLKGFLPEENVRIRPDAITFEVHPPRVETDIASLVDYSAFSKKYGDTFSLETDAGSLKQGEVIGIVGPNGIGKSTFVQILAGEIEPDEGEMDIDVSISYKPQYIKGEDTMQVQMFLRSITRRFDTSYYQAEVVKPLQLEPLFEKMLNDLSGGELQRVAIAACLSRDADLYILDEPSAHLDVEQRSLATKAIKRFAENNGKTALVVDHDIYMIDMLSERLIVFEGEPAVYGKAHRPSSMQDGMNKFLSDLNITFRRDEDTARPRVNKQGSRLDREQKAQGEYYYRLDE
- a CDS encoding MBL fold metallo-hydrolase, which gives rise to MGVLACRQKNSRGTFKPHLAVSFRSEDGKVCTFSVDSTRVPKKQPQPDAYLITHAHSDHHGKSAMLSELSVCADKTAVALEIRHDRKFKGRTVDMCGSIEVNGTTVRTYPTGHTAGAVAFYWENDVGTRILVTGDVKDPSALPKCDLLITEANYGDHDDPSCHFEDDLEGFRSALDSSPQVAFGAYAFGKAQRAVELLREIGHDGPIAMEEKSLILSNRLLDEPGELVGLGEFDEDVVCIVPPWDLGKLPRSMAKYVMTGRQDYYYPSLQISDHLDANGLVDMVEKVDPEMTLVYHPGGDRPGKFASYLNSIGRGAVCLEDVDNILGNENL